The genomic window CCTAGTCAATCAGGCCGTTGCAATCCTTGCGCTTGCAGAACCGCTTCTTCTTGTCCCCATCCAGGCGGATGCCGACGCGGGTCGGCTTGCCGCACTTGGCGCAGACCAGCTGCACGTCCGAGATGTGGATCGTGCCCGGCTTCTCGACGATGCCACCCTCGGGCTGCTGGGGGGTCTTCTTCAGGTGCCGCTTGACCAGGCGCAGACCCTCCACGGTCACGCGCTGGGCCTCCCGGTCGATCTTCAGGATCTTCCCGCGCTTGGTCGCCTCGGTCTTCTCCGAGCGCTCGGCGCCGGCGATGACCTGCACGGTGTCTCCAACCTTGAGCTTCTCCATGGTTCCTCTCCCTCCTCGCGGACCGCCTGACGCCCTACTAGAGGACCTCGGGAGCGAGCGAGATGATCTTCATGAACTTACGGGCGCGGAGCTCGCGGGCCACCGGCCCGAAGATGCGCGTCCCGATGGGCTCCATGTCCTTGTTGATGAGGACGGCGGAGTTGCCATCGAACTTGATGTAGCTGCCATCCGGACGGCCCACCTCGCGCGCGGTGCGCACGATGACCGCCTTGGCCACGTCACCCTTCTTCACCTTCGAGTTCGGCAGCGCCTCGCGGATCGACACGACGATCACATCGCCGATGGACGCGTACTTGCGCTTGGAACCACCCAACACCTTGATGCAGAACACCTTCTTGGCGCCCGAGTTGTCGGCCACGTCGAGCACGCTCGTCATCTGAATCATCTGGAATTTCCTCTCTCAGCTTGCTGCAGGCCCCATCCAATCCGGAGGGGCACCGCGCGGCTCGAGCCACGGTCCCCGCGCGCGGGCGCGGGCTCGGACGGCTCAGACGTTCTTGGTCTTCTCCAACACCTCGACCACGCGCCAACGCTTGTCCTTCGAGCCAGGGCGGGTCTCGGCGATGCGCACGCGATCACCCTCGTTGATGGTGATCTTCGCCGGGTAGTCGTGGTCCTCGACATGCGCCTTGTACTTCTCACGCATGCTCAGGATCTTCCCGTACTTGGGGTGAGCGGCGCGGCGCGAGACGGTGACCACCACCGTCTTCTGCATCTTGTTGGAGGTCACGATGCCCACGCGCGTCTTGGGACGGCCGCGGGAGGGGGTCGTGGCGGGAGTGGTTTGAGTCGCTTCAGCCATGAGAAAAGCTCCTAAGCCTTCTTCTCCGTCCGGGTCTTCTCTCCCAGGACAGTCAGGATGCGCGCCAGATCGCGCTTGTGCTGGGTGCGCTCGGACGGGTTGTCCAGCGAGCCAGTGGCCCGCTTGAGCTGATCCTGGAACAGCGTGTCGCGCAGTTCGGCCGCGCGCTGCTTCAGGTCGTCCGCCGAGAGCTCCTTGAGTTCTTTCGCAGTCGCCATCTTCAATCTCCTCAGAGCCAGTGGGCGGCCCTCTTACCACCAAGGGGCCGCCCGCGGCGGAACTAGAGCGCCAGCTCGCTACGGGTGACGATCTTCGTCAGCACCGGCAGCTTCGCCTGGGCCAACTTCAGGGCGCTGGTGGCCACCTCGGGCGTCATACCCTCCATCTCATAGAGGATGCGACCAGGCTTGACCACCGCCACGTAGTACTCCACACCACCCTTACCGGTACCCATACGGGTCTCGGCGGGCTTCTTGGTGATCGGCTTGTCCGGGAACACGCGGATCCAGATCTTGCCGCCACGCTTGATGTGGCGCGTCATCGCGATACGGGCCGCCTCGATCTGCCGGGAGGTGAGCCACCCCGGCTGAAGCGACATGAGGCCGTACTCACCGTAGGTGAGATCGCTGCCGCGATACGCCAAACCCGGCATGCGGCCCTTGTGCATCTTGCGGAACTTCGTACGAGCAGGCTGAAGCATCGTCGGTGTCCTTCAATCCCGAGTGGGCCGCTCCTCACGGAGCGGCTCACGGGAGGGGGGTTAGCGGTTGGCGGCCGGAGCGGCGCTCGGTCCACCCTTGGTGGGAAGGACCTCGCCGCGGCAGATCCACACCTTGCAGCCGATCTTGCCGTAGGTGGTCTTCGCCTCGGCGAAACCGTAGTCGATGTCCGCGCGCAGGGTGTGCAGGGGCACCCGACCCTCGCGGTACCACTCGTAGCGCGCCATCTCCGCGCCACCGAGGCGGCCGGAGCACGCCACGCGGATGCCCTTGGCGCCGAACTTCATCGCCGTCTGCAGCGCCTTCTTCATGGCGCGGCGGAAGGCGATACGGCGCTCGAGCTGGGTGGCGATGTTCTCGGCCACCAGCTGCGCGTCGGTCTCGGCCTTGCGGACCTCGACGATGTTGAGGAAGACCTCGTTCTTCGTGAACTGCTGGAGGTCCTTCTTCACCGTCTCGATGCCCGCGCCGCGCTTGCCGATGACGATGCCCGGGCGCGCGGTGTGCACGTTGACCTTCACCTTGTTCGCCGCGCGCTCGATCTCCACCTTGGAGACACCCGCATGGTTGAGCGACTTCTTCACGAACTCGCGGATGCGGATGTCTTCATGCAGCCACTGCGCGTAGTTCTTGTGCTCGAACCACTTGGAGTCCCAGGTCTTGATGACCCCGAGGCGGAACCCAATGGGATGGACTTTCTGGCCCAACGTGCGTCTCCTTCAATCGGTTGCGTGGTTCGCCCGGCGGGCGGCCAACTACTTGGCCGCCTCCGCCAGCACCACGTGAATGTGGCTGGTCTTCTTGTTGATGCGCGAGGCGCGACCCATGGCGCGCGGCATGTAGCGGCGCTGGGTCGGACCCTGGTCCACCGAAATCGTCTTCACGACGAGCTTGTCCACGTCGACCTGGCCCTTGGACAGGTCGGTCGCGTTGGCCACGGCGCTCTTGATGAGCTTGGCCACGGGAACCGCAGCGGCGCGGCTGGTGAAGCGCAGGATGTTGAGCGCCTGCCCCACCGGCTTACCGCGAACGAGAGCCGCCACGGTGGAAACCTTCCGGGGCGACATGCTC from Cystobacter fuscus DSM 2262 includes these protein-coding regions:
- the rplX gene encoding 50S ribosomal protein L24, with protein sequence MEKLKVGDTVQVIAGAERSEKTEATKRGKILKIDREAQRVTVEGLRLVKRHLKKTPQQPEGGIVEKPGTIHISDVQLVCAKCGKPTRVGIRLDGDKKKRFCKRKDCNGLID
- the rpsC gene encoding 30S ribosomal protein S3: MGQKVHPIGFRLGVIKTWDSKWFEHKNYAQWLHEDIRIREFVKKSLNHAGVSKVEIERAANKVKVNVHTARPGIVIGKRGAGIETVKKDLQQFTKNEVFLNIVEVRKAETDAQLVAENIATQLERRIAFRRAMKKALQTAMKFGAKGIRVACSGRLGGAEMARYEWYREGRVPLHTLRADIDYGFAEAKTTYGKIGCKVWICRGEVLPTKGGPSAAPAANR
- the rpmC gene encoding 50S ribosomal protein L29, whose translation is MATAKELKELSADDLKQRAAELRDTLFQDQLKRATGSLDNPSERTQHKRDLARILTVLGEKTRTEKKA
- the rplP gene encoding 50S ribosomal protein L16, with the protein product MLQPARTKFRKMHKGRMPGLAYRGSDLTYGEYGLMSLQPGWLTSRQIEAARIAMTRHIKRGGKIWIRVFPDKPITKKPAETRMGTGKGGVEYYVAVVKPGRILYEMEGMTPEVATSALKLAQAKLPVLTKIVTRSELAL
- the rplV gene encoding 50S ribosomal protein L22, yielding MESKAHLRFLSMSPRKVSTVAALVRGKPVGQALNILRFTSRAAAVPVAKLIKSAVANATDLSKGQVDVDKLVVKTISVDQGPTQRRYMPRAMGRASRINKKTSHIHVVLAEAAK
- the rpsQ gene encoding 30S ribosomal protein S17; protein product: MAEATQTTPATTPSRGRPKTRVGIVTSNKMQKTVVVTVSRRAAHPKYGKILSMREKYKAHVEDHDYPAKITINEGDRVRIAETRPGSKDKRWRVVEVLEKTKNV
- the rplN gene encoding 50S ribosomal protein L14 encodes the protein MIQMTSVLDVADNSGAKKVFCIKVLGGSKRKYASIGDVIVVSIREALPNSKVKKGDVAKAVIVRTAREVGRPDGSYIKFDGNSAVLINKDMEPIGTRIFGPVARELRARKFMKIISLAPEVL